Proteins encoded in a region of the Nicotiana tomentosiformis chromosome 9, ASM39032v3, whole genome shotgun sequence genome:
- the LOC104113239 gene encoding endo-1,3;1,4-beta-D-glucanase-like, translating into MSGPECCENPPKLSSGNSGGEAGHVQQLGGFSCYVSGSVHSTLALLLVSDVFGYEAPKLRKLADKVAAAGFYVVVPDFLRGDPHIANDVRPLELWIKDHGPDQGFEDAKPVIEALKSKGVTKIGAVGFCWGAKVVVELAKYAYIQAAVLLHPSFVAVDDMHAVKVPISILGAEIDKRSPPELVKQFEMALNAKPEVDAFVKIFPGVAHGWSVRYKDEDEVAVKSAEEAHQDMLGWFEKHLK; encoded by the exons ATGTCGGGTCCGGAGTGTTGTGAAAACCCACCAAAGCTGAGCTCAGGCAACAGTGGAGGAGAAGCAGGTCATGTCCAACAACTTGGAGGCTTCAGCTGTTATGTTTCTGGCTCTGTTCATTCCACTCTTGCTCTCCTCCTTGTTTCTGATGTTTTTG GATATGAAGCTCCAAAGTTAAG GAAGCTTGCTGACAAAGTTGCAGCAGCTGGCTTCTACGTAGTAGTCCCTGATTTCCTCCGTGGCGATCCACATATAGCTAATGATGTGAGGCCATTAGAATTATGGATAAAAGATCATGGACCG GATCAAGGTTTCGAAGATGCAAAACCAGTTATTGAAGCTTTAAAGAGCAAAGGTGTTACTAAAATTGGAGCAGTGGGCTTCTGTTGGGGAG cTAAGGTGGTTGTGGAACTAGCAAAGTATGCTTATATCCAAGCTGCAGTGCTTTTACATCCTTCATTTGTCGCCGTAGATGATATGCACG CTGTTAAAGTTCCAATCTCAATATTGGGGGCAGAGATTGACAAAAGATCTCCGCCAGAGCTTGTCAAGCAATTTGAGATGGCCTTAAATGCTAAGCCCGAG GTTGATGCATTTGTGAAGATTTTTCCCGGGGTTGCACATGGTTGGTCAGTGAGGTACAAAGACGAAGATGAAGTAGCTGTAAAATCTGCTGAAGAGGCTCACCAAGACATGTTGGGGTGGTTTGAAAAGCATCTCAAGTAA
- the LOC138898608 gene encoding uncharacterized protein yields the protein MPGYVKFMKDLVTKKRSMNCKTIKMTHKVSAIVHSMALKLEDPDAFTIPCTIGSVDFAKVLCDLGARKALVDVEAGDLTFRVGDENVVFRVCKSMRQLNNNKVRSFVDLVSEVDSTLAVLQKRKKAIRWTSADIRCISSAFCMHKIILEEDAKSSIEHQGRLNEGVQQVVKKEIIKWTTYKTPIGMSSYRLVFGKACHLPMKLEHKAIWALKKLNLEWYVAENLRVAQLNELDELRFHAYSNLKNKNDEMFRVNGHRVKHYLGKVDDCHVVALIHFK from the exons atgcccggttatgtaaagttcatgaaagatttggtgacaaagaaaagatctATGAATTGTaaaactatcaagatgacacataaagtgagtgctattgtgcactcaatggctctaAAATTGGAAGATCCtgatgctttcacaatcccttgcactattggaagTGTCGACTTTgccaaagttctatgtgatctaggggcga ggaaggctcttgttgatgtggaagctggtgatctcacctttcgggtgggcgatgaaaatgtGGTTTTCcgtgtgtgcaaatctatgaggcaactgaataacaacaaagttcgttcgtttgtggacttagtgagcgag gtagattctactttggcggtgcttcaaaagaggaagaaagctataagATGGACATCGGCGGATATTCGATGTATAAGctccgccttttgcatgcacaagattattttggaggaggatgccaaatcctccattgaacatcaaggAAGATTAAATGAAGGTGTGCAACAGGTGgtaaagaaggagatcataaagtg gacgacttacaaaacaccgattggtatgTCTTCGTATCGGTTAGTGTTCGGAAAAGCGTGTCACCTACCGAtgaaacttgagcacaaggctatatgggcattgaagaagcttaatcttgaatggtaTGTCGCCGagaacttaagggtggcacaattgaatgagcttgatgaattacggttccatgcatattcaa acttgaagaacaagaatgatgaaatgtttagagtcaatggtcatcgggtgaaacattatcttggcaaagtGGATGATTGCCACGTTGTGgcgttaattcatttcaagtga